In Microcoleus sp. FACHB-831, the genomic stretch GAGAGTTGGTAACTTAGAAACTGTTGAACGACTCAATGCTTTTACGGCTCCTCGGTTGGCGGAATACATTGATGATCCTTGCATTGAAGAAATAAACCTCTTTGTAATGGGGGTAAATTCACTACTAATTTTGTCACCTTTTGTAGCGCTTGTCTGGGCAATACGAGCAAGACGATTAAAGGAATTTTTGGTAGTATTTTTTCTAATTGGTATATTCCTTGCGCTCGCCTTGCCTTCAATATATCCACAAGCCAATAAAGGTAAAGGATCTCCTTTTAACTTTGCTTTGAATGTTACGGTTGAAGACAAATTCACGGTAGGCGAATACGATGTTGTGATTCTAAGTGCTAAACAGTCTAATGGATTGACAACTTGGCTCATTCAGAATGGCTACAAAGTCCCCACCGGAGCGCAGCAAATGCTGCAATCTTATATCGCTCAAGGCATGAAATTTTTTGTCGTTAAAGTGAACCTTACAGAATTTGAAAAAAGCGGTTATGGGTTCCTGCGTCCGATTGTGTTGGATTATGAATCACCCAAGTTTATGCTACCCATCCGCTTAGGAACTTTGAACTCTACCGGAGAACAAGATTTAATTATTCACATTCTCTCCCCTGATGGTTATGCAGAAGTCAGCAACTATCGTACTGCGCCCATTCCTACGGATAATACATCACAACAATCTAAACCATCCGGTGAAGAATTGCCGTACTTCCTCAAAGAACAGGATAATTTCAGCAAGTTCTATGAAGTAATGTTTCAGCGAGAATACGAGCGACAAGGAAAAAATGTTGCTTTCTTAGAATATGCTGGAGCTATTAA encodes the following:
- a CDS encoding DUF2330 domain-containing protein, translating into MNQRWVKYPLALLCVFIVFIWNTPTALAFCGFFVGKADSQLHNSSSRVVIAHSGNRSIFSMANDYQGDVKDFARIVPIPVVPNRDQVRVGNLETVERLNAFTAPRLAEYIDDPCIEEINLFVMGVNSLLILSPFVALVWAIRARRLKEFLVVFFLIGIFLALALPSIYPQANKGKGSPFNFALNVTVEDKFTVGEYDVVILSAKQSNGLTTWLIQNGYKVPTGAQQMLQSYIAQGMKFFVVKVNLTEFEKSGYGFLRPIVLDYESPKFMLPIRLGTLNSTGEQDLIIHILSPDGYAEVSNYRTAPIPTDNTSQQSKPSGEELPYFLKEQDNFSKFYEVMFQREYERQGKNVAFLEYAGAIKRLDRQSFGKCDPCTVSQGEILKLMELLPEIDPFNSSYVTRLHVRYTQEKFPEDLEFRIVGPEFDRFTEATAISSKVSSLNIFQGRYVIRRPKSGAFCIARLSYRKWNKRWMDNLTRLTGWDKMEIGKMASR